From one Cucurbita pepo subsp. pepo cultivar mu-cu-16 chromosome LG17, ASM280686v2, whole genome shotgun sequence genomic stretch:
- the LOC111779280 gene encoding late embryogenesis abundant protein 1-like: MSSMQQSLNDDQTKSLTQARTEEWMEATQSTGNEPRDILPTDSAQAQLSAHHDKQEPVTFLQQTGEKMVHMAQDAVDTVKETLGMGDKK; encoded by the exons atgtCTAGCATGCAGCAAAGTTTGAATGATGACCAAACCAAAAGCCTAACTCAG GCAAGAACAGAAGAATGGATGGAAGCTACCCAATCCACAGGcaatgaaccaagagacatttTGCCTACTGATTCAGCTCAAGCTCAACTTTCTGCCCACCATGACAAACAAGAACCTGTTACTTTTCTCCAACag ACTGGAGAGAAGATGGTTCATATGGCTCAAGATGCTGTGGACACAGTGAAGGAAACACTTGGAATGGGTGacaagaaatga
- the LOC111779189 gene encoding pyrophosphate--fructose 6-phosphate 1-phosphotransferase subunit alpha yields the protein MDSDYGIPRQLSDLQKFRSLYQPDLPPCLQGTAVRVEFGDGTTAVDPADAPTISRAFPHTYGQPLAHFLRATAKVPDAQIITEHPAIRVGIVFCGRQSPGGHNVIWGLHNALKVHNPNSILLGFLGGSEGLFSQKTLEITADILSTYKNQGGYDLLGRTKDQIRTKEQVNAALKTCLDLKLNGLVIIGGVTSNTDAAQLAETFAEAKCPTKVVGVPVTLNGDLKNQFVETNVGFDTICKVNSQLISNVCTDALSAEKYYYFIRLMGRKASHVALECTLQSHPNMVVLGEEVAASKLTLFDLTTQICDAVQARAQQDKYHGVILLPEGLIESIPEIYALLKEIHSLLRQGVLVDNISSQLSPWASALFEFMPPFIRKQLLLQPESDDSAQLSQIETEKLLAHLVEAEINKRMKEGTYKGKKFNAICHFFGYQARGSLPSKFDCDYAYVLGHVCYHILAAGLNGYMATLTNLKNPVNKWRCGAAPIAAMMTVKRWAQNPGASSIGKPAIHPATVDLKGKAYELLRQNASQFLMDDLYRNPGPLQFDGPGADAKPISLCVEDQDYMGRIKKLQEYLDKVRTIVKPGCSQEVLKAALSVMASVTDVLSVMSSSSFSGKASLEG from the exons ATGGACTCTGATTATGGCATTCCCCGTCAACTCTCCGACCTTCAGAAATTCCGCTCTCTCTACCAACCCGATCTCCCTCCTTGTCTTCAg GGAACAGCGGTCAGGGTTGAATTCGGAGATGGCACTACAGCTGTGGATCCTGCTGATGCCCCCACCATTAGTCGGGCCTTTCCCCACACATATGGTCAGCCATTAGCTCACTTTCTCAGGGCAACTGCCAAAGTCCCAGATGCTCAGATTATTACTGAACATCCAGCCATCCG GGTGGGAATAGTTTTTTGTGGAAGGCAATCTCCTGGAGGCCATAACGTCATATGGGGTCTTCATAATGCTCTCAAAGTCCACAACCCAAATAGTATATTGCTTGGATTTCTGG GTGGCTCTGAAGGTTTATTTTCCCAGAAAACTCTTGAGATAACCGCTGACATTCTTTCAACATACAAAAATCAAG GTGGTTATGACCTATTGGGCAGGACTAAGGATCAAATTCGAACTAAAGAGCAGGTTAATGCTGCGCTTAAGACATGCCTAGATCTGAAACTAAATGGTCTTGTTATAATTGGAG GAGTGACGTCAAACACTGATGCTGCCCAGCTTGCGGAAACATTTGCTGAAGCTAAATGCCCCACGAAG GTTGTAGGTGTTCCTGTTACTTTGAATGGCGATCTCAAgaaccaatttgttgaaacaaATGTTGGTTTTGACACCATATGCAAG GTCAATTCTCAGCTAATCAGCAATGTATGCACTGATGCCCTCTCTGCGGAGAAG TATTACTATTTCATTCGACTCATGGGCCGGAAAGCATCCCATGTTGCTTTGGAATGTACTCTTCAATCTCACCCAAATATG GTTGTTCTTGGTGAGGAAGTGGCTGCATCAAAGCTTACTCTTTTTGATTTGACGACCCAGATATGTGATGCTGTTCAGGCTAGAGCACAACAAG ACAAGTACCATGGTGTAATCTTATTGCCCGAAGGGCTCATTGAAAGTATTCCTGAAATCTATGCCCTTTTGAAG GAAATTCACAGTTTACTTAGGCAAGGAGTTCTGGTTGACAATATTTCTTCCCAACTCTCTCCTTGGGCATCCGCGCTATTTGAATTTATGCCACCTTTTATCAGGAAGCAG TTGCTACTACAACCCGAATCAGATGATTCTGCTCAATTATCTCAG atTGAGACGGAGAAACTTTTGGCTCATCTTGTGGAGGCTGAAATTAACAAGCGTATG AAAGAAGGGACTTACAAGGGGAAGAAATTCAATGCAATTTGCCACTTCTTTGGTTACCAGGCTCGGGGATCTTTaccttcaaaatttgattgtgACTACGCCTAC GTTCTTGGGCACGTTTGCTACCATATCTTAGCTGCTGGCTTGAACGGATACATGGCTACTTTAACTAACCTAAAAAATCCTGTAAACAAATGGCGCTGTGGTGCTGCCCCGATTGCA GCTATGATGACTGTTAAACGTTGGGCTCAAAATCCCGGAGCGTCATCCATTGGAAAACCTGCAATTCACCCAGCAACTGTGgatttgaaagggaaagcataCGA GCTATTGAGACAAAATGCGAGTCAGTTTCTTATGGACGATCTCTACAGAAACCCTGGACCTCTTCAGTTTGATGGTCCTGGTGCCGATGCGAAGCCCATCTCTCTGTGCGTTGAGGACCAGGATTACATGGGCCGCATCAAGAAACTACAGGAATATCTTGATAAG GTCCGAACCATTGTAAAACCAGGGTGTTCGCAGGAGGTCCTTAAAGCAGCATTAAGTGTCATGGCATCAGTGACCGACGTTCTATCAGTTATGTCTTCCAGTTCGTTTAGTGGAAAGGCATCATTAGAAGGgtaa
- the LOC111779188 gene encoding uncharacterized protein LOC111779188, which translates to MTASFGVFDESNSPSTSTPPLPPHVSQPGPAYPLSRQRVGNVFQLLAQREVSPQTKRSLRRFWGDSHDRQCDPAGTRCEAARDAKRGLISWVEAESLRHLSAKYCPLVPPPRSTIAAAFSPDGRTLASTHGDHTVKIIDCQTGTCLKVLSGHRRTPWVVRFHPLYPEIVASGSLDYDVRLWDANTAECIGSRDFYRPIASIAFHAQGELLAVASGHKLYIWHYNKKGETPSPTIVLRTRRSLRAVHFHPHAAQFLLTAEVNDLDSSESAITLATSPGYVQYPPPTVYFADAHSSDRSSLVDGLPLMSFPLLIWPSFSKENRRMSMQRMEADHSVGRLQRVDPSASVRLLTYSTPSGQYELVLSPIEPNSSSPVPEETGTNPYTSEMETEVSETAVDASEHMEVQTEVRNNQNFPFNDPWELPFLQGWLIGQSQANQHALRSHSDDVRENSSAPSDIGGIHAPLASLIPTSTGQSRGGRRSSSRNRSLRSRVPMPVSGLDEDATMSNSIPDESDPQPIVSRIQSELAASLAAAAAAELPCTVKLRIWSHDVKNPCAPLNDERCRLAIPHAVLCSEMGAHFSPCGRFLAACVACMLPHMEADPGFQSYANSDATGAATSPTRHPISAQQVMYELRIYSLEEATFGMVLASRAIRAAHCLTSIQFSPTSEHLLLAYGRRHSSLLKSVVVDGETTVPIYTILEVYRVSNMELVRVLPSAEDEVNVACFHPSVGGGVVYGTKEGKLRILQYDSSQAINHSTYGFVDENTLEVPTYALEC; encoded by the exons ATGACAGCTTCATTCGGGGTTTTTGACGAATCAAATTCTCCTTCCACATCGACTCCACCGCTCCCGCCTCACGTTTCTCAGCCTGGTCCGGCTTATCCCTTGAGCAGGCAAAG aGTCGGCAATGTTTTTCAACTTTTAGCCCAGAGGGAGGTTTCTCCTCAAACTAAACGATCATTGAGGAGGTTTTGGGGAGATTCTCATGACCGCCAATGTGATCCGGCTGGGACAAGATGTGAAGCAGCCAGAGATGCTAAGCGGGGTCTTATCTCATG GGTCGAGGCTGAATCACTACGACATCTTTCAgctaaatattgtcctcttgtGCCTCCTCCAAGGTCAACAATTGCAGCAGCATTCAGCCCTGATGGGAGAACGCTTGCTTCTACGCA TGGAGATCATACCGTAAAAATCATTGATTGCCAAACTGGGACCTGCTTAAAGGTGCTAAGTGGTCACCGAAGAACCCCTTGGGTG GTCAGATTCCATCCACTGTACCCCGAAATTGTTGCTAGTGGAAGCTTGGATTATGATGTTCGACTGTGGGATGCAAACACTGCTGAGTGCATTGGCTCTCGTGATTTCT ATCGTCCTATTGCATCCATAGCTTTCCATGCCCAAGGTGAGCTTCTTGCTGTGGCATCAGGTCATAAG CTTTACATTTGGCACTACAACAAAAAAGGGGAGACACCCTCGCCAACCATTGTTTTAAGGACACGGCGATCATTGCGTGCTGTGCATTTTCACCCACATGCAGCCCAATTCCTTTTAACAGCAGAG GTCAATGATCTCGACTCATCAGAATCTGCCATAACATTAGCAACATCTCCTGGATATGTGCAATATCCGCCCCCTACTGTATATTTTGCCGATGCACATTCTTCTGATCGTTCTAGCTTGGTGGATGGCCTTCCTTTGATGTCCTTTCCTCTGTTGATATGGCCTTCATTTTCCAAAGAAAATAGGAGAATGTCCATGCAGCGAATGGAAGCGGATCATTCTGTTGGGAGATTACAAAGAGTTGATCCTTCTGCTTCAGTGCGGCTTTTAACATATTCAACCCCATCAGGACAGTATGAACTCGTGTTGTCACCCATTGAACCTAATAGTTCGTCTCCAGTTCCAGAAGAAACTGGAACCAATCCTTACACAAGTGAAATGGAGACAGAAGTTTCAGAAACAGCTGTGGATGCTTCAGAGCATATGGAAGTGCAGACTGAAGTGAggaataatcaaaattttcccTTCAATGACCCttgggaactacctttcttgcAAGGGTGGTTAATTGGCCAAAGTCAAGCTAATCAGCACGCTCTTCGGTCACACAGTGATGATGTTCGTGAAAATTCTTCTGCACCATCTGATATAGGAGGAATTCATGCTCCACTTGCTTCATTAATTCCTACCAGCACTGGCCAAAGTAGAGGTGGTAGGAGATCTAGTTCAAGAAATCGTTCCTTACGTTCTCGTGTGCCTATGCCTGTGAGTGGATTAGATGAAGATGCTACTATGAGTAACTCAATTCCTGACGAAAGTGATCCACAACCCATCGTCAGTAGAATTCAGTCTGAGCTTGCTGCATCTCTGGCTGCAGCAGCTGCCGCGGAGTTACCTTGTACCGTGAAACTCAGGATATGGTCACATGATGTTAAAAATCCTTGTGCTCCACTGAATGATGAAAGATGTCGGTTAGCCATTCCACATGCAGTTCTCTGTAG TGAAATGGGTGCCCATTTTTCGCCTTGTGGGAGATTTTTGGCAGCATGTGTGGCATGTATGTTGCCACATATGGAAGCTGATCCTGGATTCCAAAGCTATGCTAATAGTGATGCAACTGGGGCTGCAACATCACCTACACGACACCCGATTTCTGCTCAGCAGGTCATGTACGAGCTTAGGATATACTCTCTGGAGGAGGCAAC GTTTGGTATGGTACTAGCATCTCGAGCAATAAGAGCTGCTCATTGTCTAACATCTATACAG TTCTCTCCCACATCTGAACACTTGTTACTTGCTTATGGCCGTCGCCATAGTTCACTTCTTAAGAGTGTTGTCGTAGATGGAGAGACAACTGTGCCCATATACACTATACTTGAG GTTTACAGAGTTTCTAACATGGAACTTGTGAGAGTGCTCCCGAGCGCTGAGGATGAGGTAAATGTGGCTTGTTTTCATCCCTCAGTGGGAGGAGGTGTTGTCTACGGGACCAAG GAGGGAAAGTTGAGAATCCTTCAATATGACAGTTCTCAAGCCATTAATCATTCAACGTATGGGTTTGTCGATGAAAACACGCTTGAG GTTCCGACATATGCCTTAGAATGCTAG
- the LOC111779191 gene encoding bZIP transcription factor 60, whose product MEDLEFSEYDIIGQIDWNDFFDEFPEGTGALEMEPPSLGESKSPLGLSNSSPDSISSWINEIENALMNDDEEKEVSVPIDDCCDSFLADVLVDSHGGASVIDIDSNTSDCNNDFRNCQKEDEDKVSPAPAGDYCDSFMPELLVDTHGRSSGVEAVVDVPSNASDCRDDSNNSQKEKVDAANIDDSVDEDAGDPVSKKRRRQLRNRDAAVRSRERKKMYVKDLEMKSKFLEGECRRLGRLLQCCCAENQALRFSLQMGGASGASLAKQESAVLLLESLLLGSLLWLVGTVCLFTLPQLPQSTLEPVPRVTVVEEEGPGSVPFNGGGNNNSRCSYSSLQTRRCKAARTRMKLSMLDAILS is encoded by the exons ATGGAGGATCTCGAATTTTCCGAATATGACATAATAGGACAGATTGATTGGAACGATTTCTTTGATGAATTCCCAGAGGGAACCGGTGCTCTGGAGATGGAACCCCCTTCTTTGGGGGAGTCAAAATCGCCTCTGGGGTTGTCTAACTCATCTCCTGATTCGATTTCTTCCTGGATCAACGAGATCGAGAACGCTCTAATGAACGATGATGAAGAGAAGGAGGTTTCCGTTCCTATTGACGATTGCTGCGATAGTTTTTTGGCTGACGTACTCGTGGACTCTCATGGGGGAGCCTCTGTAATCGACATCGATTCCAATACTTCCGATTGCAATAACGACTTTCGCAATTGCCagaaagaggatgaagatAAGGTTTCTCCCGCTCCTGCTGGCGATTACTGCGATAGTTTTATGCCTGAATTACTTGTAGATACTCATGGGAGGTCCTCTGGGGTCGAAGCTGTAGTTGACGTTCCGTCCAATGCTTCCGATTGCCGTGACGATTCAAACAACTCCCAGAAGGAGAAGGTCGATGCAGCAAACATCGACGATAGTGTAGACGAAGATGCCGGAGATCCTGTTTCCAAAAAGCGGAGAAG GCAGCTGAGAAATAGGGATGCAGCAGTGAGATCTAGGGAGAGGAAAAAGATGTACGTTAAGGATCTAGAGATGAAGAGTAAATTTCTTGAAGGTGAATGCCGGAGATTGGGGCGGTTGCTCCAGTGTTGCTGTGCTGAGAATCAAGCCTTACGCTTTAGTTTACAGATGGGAGGCGCTTCTGGTGCTTCACTGGCCAAGCAGGAGTCTGCTGTGCTCTTGTTGG AATCCCTGCTGTTGGGTTCCCTGCTTTGGTTAGTGGGCACCGTTTGCCTGTTCACTCTTCCTCAACTCCCACAATCAACTCTGGAACCTGTTCCACGAGTAACAGTGGTGGAGGAGGAAGGTCCAGGAAGCGTGCCTTTCAACGGGGGAGGAAATAACAACTCCAGATGCTCGTACTCATCATTACAAACCAGAAGATGCAAGGCGGCTAGAACAAGGATGAAACTGAGTATGTTGGATGCGATACTGTCCTAG
- the LOC111778901 gene encoding protein BLISTER-like: protein MASAQVLPNSMASTRKLEHLEAGKRRLEEFRKKKAAERVKKAAPPSQNHISAGGSQEKKPLESEHAQRITDSDGATTTNGAGRSAIASSSVVVKDDRNTNSFSQNIDQHVLNERHADYPFTRNGDGALSAKPVKQPSNGQGLSGTTHGISGNKILEINKDFGVGSQARIPFGSASGIGQHASKETDNVFGQSALREVDGPLYRRDGQENSILKSSGPLHKFSANISPQNTIGNLQYTDSSSNNILASGHSFTSSNDGFFNSTSRKGYSSQEVGENVHRTSEFIGEQTSDLGQLKPFDVTEFTRIKPANMQSSESAGSNTDSRSPSIYEPSYTTSSENSFRRSRSSFLDSLTVPKAPSGSFLGLAEHDKGSRIFDGFKANEKEATISFSFQNLIKSDGFRTNERDGSESLPFQKPLMDMKTAGTSSKFSSQNTPVSYRNSFPPVFVAKGVDQPIVGIEEDSMLEKKHELYSSKKYEDFAALEQHIEDLTQEKFSLQKAVEASRALAESLAAENSSLTDSYNKQRSVVNQLKSDMEMLQEEMKTQMVELESIKLEYANVQLECNAADERAKLIASEVIGLEDKALRLRSNELKLERQLENLEAEISSYKKKMSIMEKERQDFQSTIDALQEEKKLLQSKYRKASTSGKSIDISNTSNRKDMATSTEELDTTPGTSNHEVKDGTSFTEDDTSGVPMLLENATTEVSSVIVPPDHMRTVQNINALMAELALEKEELTQALASELTGNSRLKELNKELTRKLEAQTQRLELLIAQSMAGEIVPVRHLDSRAVHHEPENIVLADEGDEVVERVLGWIMKLFPSGSSRRRTSKLL, encoded by the exons TTAGAGGAGttcagaaagaaaaaggcagCAGAACGAGTCAAGAAAGCCGCACCACCAAGCCAAAACCACATTTCAGCTGGTGGTTCCCAGGAGAAGAAACCTTTAGAATCTGAACATGCTCAACGAATTACAGATTCTGATGGAGCTACGACAACGAATGGAGCTGGCAGATCTGCTATTGCATCATCCTCTGTGGTAGTCAAAGATGACAGAAATACAAATAGCTTTTCTCAGAATATTGATCAACATGTCTTGAATGAAAGACATGCGGACTATCCTTTTACAAGAAATGGGGATGGAGCCTTGTCTGCTAAACCGGTGAAGCAACCATCAAATGGTCAAGGGCTCTCTGGAACCACACATGGTATTAGcggaaacaaaatattagagATAAATAAGGATTTCGGAGTTGGTTCCCAGGCTAGAATTCCGTTTGGGAGTGCATCTGGCATTGGGCAACACGCAAGTAAAGAGACCGATAATGTTTTTGGTCAGTCTGCTCTCCGTGAGGTGGATGGACCACTCTATAGAAGAGATGGTCAAGAAAATTCTATACTTAAGAGCTCTGGTCCTTTGCATAAGTTTTCTGCAAATATTTCTCCACAGAATACTATCGGAAATTTACAATATACAGATTCCAGTAGTAACAATATTTTGGCTAGTGGACATTCTTTCACGTCATCTAATGATG GCTTCTTTAATAGTACAAGTAGAAAAGGATATAGTTCCCAAGAAGTTGGGGAAAATGTGCACAGAACTTCTGAATTCATTGGAGAGCAGACATCTGATCTTGGACAACTAAAGCCCTTTGATGTAACTGAATTTACTAGAATCAAGCCTGCAAACATGCAGTCATCTGAATCTGCTGGTTCGAATACTGACTCGAGAAGCCCCTCCATCTATGAACCATCATACACAACATCATCTGAAAATAGTTTTAGGAGGTCTCGCTCATCGTTTCTTGATTCTCTTACTGTACCCAAGGCTCCTTCAGGGAGTTTTCTTGGGCTTGCTGAACATGATAAGGGATCTAGAATATTTGATGGGTTTAAAGCAAATGAAAAAGAGGCCACAATATCCTTCTCTTTTCAGAATCTTATCAAATCTGATGGGTTCAGAACAAACGAACGTGATGGCTCAGAGTCATTGCCTTTTCAGAAGCCATTAATGGATATGAAAACAGCGGGAACatcctcaaaattttcctCTCAAAACACTCCAGTATCATATCGCAATTCCTTTCCTCCAGTTTTTGTTGCTAAGGGTGTGGACCAGCCAATTGTAGGGATTGAGGAGGATAGTATGCTGGAGAAGAAACACGAGCTTTATTCATCCAAGAAATATGAAGATTTTGCTGCTTTGGAGCAG CACATTGAAGATTTGACACAAGAGAAATTCTCATTACAAAAAGCTGTGGAGGCTTCAAGGGCTTTAGCAGAGTCCTTAGCTGCTGAAAATTCATCTCTTACAGATAGCTACAATAAACAG AGAAGTGTTGTCAACCAACTAAAATCTGATATGGAGATGTTACAAGAGGAAATGAAGACGCAAATG GTTGAACTGGAATCTATCAAACTTGAGTATGCAAATGTACAACTAGAGTGTAATGCAGCTGATGAACGTGCCAAGCTGATAGCTTCTGAAGTAATTGGTCTTGAAGATAAG gCCTTAAGACTAAGGTCTAATGAGTTAAAGCTGGAGAGGCAATTGGAGAACTTAGAAGCTGAAATCTCTTCATACAA GAAGAAAATGTCTATCATGGAGAAAGAACGTCAAGATTTTCAGTCAACTATTGATGCTCTTCAGGAAG AGAAGAAGCTGCTGCAGTCGAAGTATCGCAAAGCTTCTACAAGTGGAAAGTCCATTGATATTAGCAATACTTCTAATAGAAAAGACATGGCGACATCTACAGAAGAGTTAG ATACTACTCCTGGTACTTCTAACCATGAAGTAAAAGATGGAACATCTTTTACTGAAGATGATACCTCCGGAGTTCCCATGCTGCTTGAAAATGCTACTACTGAAGTTTCATCAGTCATTGTCCCTCCCGATCACATGAGGACGGTTCAAAACATCAATGCTCTAATGGCTGAG TTAGCTTTAGAGAAAGAGGAGTTAACACAAGCTTTGGCATCTGAGTTAACTGGCAATTCTAGGTTGAAG GAGTTGAACAAAGAGCTCACTAGGAAACTAGAAGCACAAACTCAAAGATTAGAGCTTTTGATTGCTCAAAGTATGGCTGGTGAGATTGTTCCTGTGAGGCATCTTGATTCTCGCGCAGTGCATCATGAACCTGAAAATATCGTACTTGCAGATGAAGGCGATGAG GTGGTGGAGAGAGTCTTGGGATGGATTATGAAGCTCTTTCCGAGTGGCTCATCGCGCCGAAGAACCAGCAAGCTTCTTTGA